A window of Ignavibacterium sp. contains these coding sequences:
- a CDS encoding T9SS type A sorting domain-containing protein: MKSLIYTLFIVLILASVVISQVKYTWNGGTGIWQTASNWSPTGVPGTTDTVVINSGTITSDQNVTVASIYLNSGTINGAGNFIITDTLIVNSGNLVGTGTTTIASGAVAKFVSLLNKNLSNFIVDGVLTVVGAGTVSITSGGQLINNGTVEIQNSNNFGNASGSIVNNGNFIRTTQTGTATVLSPFTNNGNVTVQTGVLVLNNISGAGSFNMSTGAVFRINFGTNTLGGNTISGEGTFECVGGTLNFSGNDVVVSNATTFRQAGGTVGGSGNLVINGNFIFELGTHGGTGTTTIASGANLDFTTSFGKTITRTFVVDGVLTVVGAGTVSITSGGQLINNGTVEIQNSNNFGNAGGSIVNNGNFIRTTQTGTATVLSPFTNNGNVTVQTGVLVLNNISGAGSFNMSTGAVFRINFGTNTLGGNTISGEGTFECVGGTLNFSGNDVVVSNATTFRQAGGTVGGSGNLVINGNFIFELGTHGGTGTTTIASGANLDFTTSFGKTITRTFVVDGVLTVVGAGTVSITSGGQLINNGTVEIQNSNNFGNAGGSIVNNGNFIRTTQTGTATVLSPFTNNGVIEILTGTLSFTSSLNNTAQGEIKGLGTLSPGSNFTNDGAISPGTSPGVLRVSGNYPQSSSGVLNIEIGGFDLNDRDSLSVTQQAQLNGTLNIVFTNNFTPQIGDVFPFLSYQSRSGEFSQVNFPANVIGYIQYLSNGARIVIDSTTSVDEEDLDQPDSEKNKIPTTYELAQNYPNPFNPSTTISWQSPVGSHQTLKVYDVLGNEVATLVDEYREAGRYEVTFDAKNIASGIYFYQLKAGSFVETKKMILMR; encoded by the coding sequence ATGAAATCATTAATTTATACACTGTTTATAGTTCTGATATTAGCATCAGTTGTTATTTCACAGGTTAAATACACATGGAATGGCGGTACGGGTATTTGGCAAACTGCTAGTAACTGGTCTCCAACTGGAGTTCCCGGTACAACAGACACCGTTGTTATAAATAGTGGTACGATTACTAGCGATCAGAATGTAACTGTTGCAAGTATTTATCTGAATTCTGGTACAATAAACGGTGCGGGAAATTTCATTATTACCGATACATTAATTGTTAATTCCGGGAATCTTGTTGGAACAGGTACAACTACTATTGCCTCCGGTGCGGTAGCCAAATTTGTTAGTTTATTGAATAAGAATCTCTCCAATTTTATTGTTGATGGTGTATTAACAGTAGTAGGAGCCGGAACTGTAAGTATCACATCAGGCGGTCAGTTGATAAATAATGGTACTGTTGAGATTCAAAACAGTAACAATTTTGGAAATGCTAGTGGCAGTATTGTTAATAATGGAAACTTTATCAGAACTACTCAAACAGGTACAGCAACAGTTCTTAGTCCATTTACAAATAATGGTAATGTAACAGTTCAAACCGGAGTTCTGGTACTAAACAATATATCAGGTGCAGGTTCATTTAATATGAGCACTGGAGCTGTATTCAGAATAAACTTCGGAACAAACACACTCGGAGGAAATACAATTTCCGGTGAAGGCACTTTTGAATGTGTAGGTGGCACATTAAACTTTTCCGGTAATGATGTGGTAGTTTCAAATGCTACAACATTCAGGCAGGCAGGTGGCACAGTTGGAGGCAGTGGAAATTTGGTAATCAATGGTAATTTTATTTTTGAATTAGGGACACACGGTGGAACAGGAACAACCACTATTGCTTCAGGGGCTAATTTAGATTTTACAACTTCCTTTGGTAAAACAATAACAAGAACTTTTGTTGTTGATGGTGTATTAACAGTAGTAGGAGCCGGAACTGTAAGTATCACATCAGGCGGTCAGTTGATAAATAATGGTACTGTTGAGATTCAAAACAGTAACAATTTTGGAAATGCTGGTGGCAGTATTGTTAATAATGGAAACTTTATCAGAACTACTCAAACAGGTACAGCAACAGTTCTTAGTCCATTTACAAATAATGGTAATGTAACAGTTCAAACCGGAGTTCTGGTACTAAACAATATATCAGGTGCAGGTTCATTTAATATGAGCACTGGAGCTGTATTCAGAATAAACTTCGGAACAAACACACTCGGAGGAAATACAATTTCCGGTGAAGGCACTTTTGAATGTGTAGGTGGCACATTAAACTTTTCCGGTAATGATGTGGTAGTTTCAAATGCTACAACATTCAGGCAGGCAGGTGGCACAGTTGGAGGCAGTGGAAATTTGGTAATCAATGGTAATTTTATTTTTGAATTAGGGACACACGGTGGAACAGGAACAACCACTATTGCTTCAGGGGCTAATTTAGATTTTACAACTTCCTTTGGTAAAACAATAACAAGAACTTTTGTTGTTGATGGTGTATTAACAGTAGTAGGAGCCGGAACTGTAAGTATCACATCAGGCGGTCAGTTGATAAATAATGGTACTGTTGAGATTCAAAACAGTAACAATTTTGGAAATGCTGGTGGCAGTATTGTAAACAATGGAAACTTTATCAGAACTACTCAAACAGGTACAGCAACAGTTCTTAGTCCATTTACCAACAATGGCGTGATAGAAATATTAACCGGCACATTGAGTTTCACTTCATCATTGAACAATACTGCACAGGGAGAAATTAAGGGGCTTGGAACACTGTCCCCGGGAAGTAATTTTACAAATGATGGTGCGATATCTCCGGGTACTTCGCCCGGCGTGTTAAGAGTCTCGGGAAATTATCCTCAATCCTCAAGCGGTGTTTTGAATATTGAAATCGGTGGTTTTGATTTGAATGACAGAGATAGTTTATCCGTTACACAGCAAGCGCAACTTAATGGAACTCTGAACATAGTATTTACAAATAACTTTACTCCGCAAATCGGAGATGTTTTTCCGTTTTTATCGTACCAAAGTCGTAGCGGAGAATTCTCGCAAGTTAATTTTCCTGCAAATGTAATTGGCTATATTCAATATCTTTCAAATGGGGCGCGGATAGTTATTGATTCAACTACAAGTGTTGATGAAGAAGACTTAGATCAGCCGGATTCTGAAAAAAATAAAATTCCAACCACATACGAACTTGCACAGAACTATCCGAATCCATTTAACCCAAGTACAACAATCAGTTGGCAGTCTCCAGTGGGCAGTCATCAAACTTTAAAAGTTTATGATGTTTTGGGGAATGAAGTAGCAACTTTAGTCGACGAATATCGGGAGGCGGGCAGATATGAAGTGACATTTGATGCAAAAAATATTGCAAGTGGAATTTATTTCTATCAATTAAAGGCTGGTTCTTTTGTTGAAACGAAAAAAATGATTTTAATGAGATAG
- a CDS encoding DUF5916 domain-containing protein yields the protein MKRLLLLFIIPTIFLIASPNKNANKILHLKKINFEIKIDGVIESQWSFADSAYNFFQFDPFYGQKPSVETVAKVLADEEAIYCLMICYDEPDKLQTNAGMHDWFTGDIVSIMLDTFNDKQTAYKFAVNASGVLADSRLLDDGRNRDYSWDGIWFAASKIYEWGYVVEMKIPFKSIKYDKSLTEWGIDFDRWRSFTREDLYWCEYEKSEGMRISKFGKLVFDNFSPSVTGLNLEIFPVGLAKAKYLGDNKYKFDPAAGLDVFYNPSEKLTFQLTANPDFAQIEADPFNFNISRYETYFNERRPFFTQGNEVFNPSGRQSNSGFYRPLELFYSRRVGKLLPDGQEVPLIFGTKAFGRINEWEYGGFLAMTGKVDYVDDDENLVEERALFGAGRIKKKILDNSSVGVLVVGKQTQDNSYGVIDIDGALRGSDWQLAYQFARSFENSKGDYAMSAGFNQMTNSWGNLFRIRAIGKDFNIKQIGFVPWTGTINSLLLTGPRFYYDNGEINNIFLYFGPLINYEDADLFTDYGGVIGFNMQLRSGWGYEINSSFAKSKDEGIEYNSYSINLSSWFDISQKWNANMWSGYEHTYNFSREYLSFYSWFGVRAEWKPIDILEVGSSYEMFIEGNPENEIEDITYNARPFFSFTPFNNLNLRVYVDNVFVKSSDRMERIIAGFLFSWNFLPKSWIYLAINEIKDRSDEYDSGNNLLPNRMHTKDRAGVFKIKYLYYF from the coding sequence ATGAAAAGATTATTACTGCTGTTTATAATTCCGACAATCTTCTTAATCGCTTCACCTAACAAGAATGCCAATAAAATTCTGCACTTAAAGAAGATAAATTTCGAAATAAAGATTGACGGCGTTATAGAAAGTCAATGGAGTTTTGCAGATTCAGCATACAACTTTTTTCAATTCGATCCTTTTTATGGCCAGAAGCCTTCAGTTGAAACTGTTGCAAAAGTTCTCGCGGATGAAGAAGCAATATATTGTCTAATGATTTGTTACGATGAACCTGATAAACTTCAGACAAATGCCGGAATGCACGACTGGTTTACAGGAGATATTGTTTCAATTATGCTTGATACTTTTAATGATAAGCAAACTGCATACAAGTTCGCTGTAAATGCATCCGGTGTTTTAGCAGACTCAAGATTACTGGATGACGGAAGAAACAGAGATTACAGTTGGGATGGAATTTGGTTCGCAGCTTCAAAAATTTATGAGTGGGGCTATGTGGTTGAAATGAAAATACCTTTTAAATCTATAAAGTATGATAAAAGTTTAACTGAGTGGGGAATTGATTTCGATCGTTGGCGTTCCTTTACGCGCGAAGATCTGTACTGGTGTGAATATGAAAAAAGTGAAGGTATGAGAATTTCTAAATTTGGTAAACTGGTTTTTGATAATTTCTCTCCCAGCGTTACAGGATTAAATCTCGAAATCTTTCCGGTCGGATTAGCTAAGGCAAAATATCTCGGAGATAATAAATATAAATTTGACCCCGCAGCCGGATTGGATGTTTTTTATAATCCTTCTGAAAAACTTACATTTCAATTAACTGCTAATCCTGATTTTGCCCAAATAGAAGCTGACCCTTTTAATTTCAATATTTCCAGATACGAAACTTATTTTAACGAAAGAAGACCTTTCTTTACACAAGGTAATGAAGTATTCAATCCATCAGGACGGCAAAGTAATTCCGGCTTCTATAGACCATTAGAACTTTTTTACTCAAGACGAGTTGGAAAATTATTACCCGACGGACAGGAAGTTCCTCTTATCTTTGGTACAAAAGCTTTTGGTAGAATAAACGAGTGGGAGTACGGAGGTTTTCTGGCGATGACCGGAAAAGTAGATTATGTTGATGATGATGAAAATCTTGTTGAAGAACGAGCATTGTTTGGCGCAGGAAGAATTAAGAAAAAAATTCTTGACAATTCATCAGTTGGTGTGCTTGTAGTTGGAAAACAAACACAAGATAATTCTTACGGTGTAATAGACATTGATGGAGCTTTAAGAGGTTCTGATTGGCAGCTTGCATATCAGTTCGCAAGATCATTTGAAAATTCAAAAGGTGATTATGCAATGTCTGCTGGTTTCAATCAGATGACAAACAGCTGGGGAAATTTATTTCGTATAAGAGCTATTGGAAAAGACTTTAATATTAAACAAATTGGTTTTGTTCCATGGACAGGTACAATAAATTCTTTATTGCTAACAGGACCAAGATTTTATTATGATAATGGAGAAATAAATAACATCTTTCTTTACTTCGGTCCATTAATAAATTATGAAGATGCTGATCTATTTACTGATTATGGTGGAGTTATCGGATTTAATATGCAACTCAGGTCGGGTTGGGGTTATGAAATAAATTCCTCATTTGCAAAGAGCAAAGATGAAGGAATTGAATACAATTCTTACTCAATCAATCTCAGCTCGTGGTTTGACATTTCACAAAAATGGAATGCCAATATGTGGAGTGGTTATGAGCACACTTATAATTTTTCGCGCGAATATCTTTCATTTTATTCATGGTTCGGTGTCCGTGCAGAGTGGAAACCAATTGATATTTTAGAAGTTGGCAGCAGCTATGAAATGTTTATTGAAGGTAATCCGGAGAATGAAATTGAAGATATAACTTACAATGCTCGTCCTTTCTTTTCATTTACTCCATTTAATAATCTGAACCTAAGAGTTTATGTAGATAATGTGTTTGTGAAGTCTTCAGACAGGATGGAAAGAATTATTGCCGGATTTTTGTTCAGCTGGAATTTCCTTCCAAAGAGTTGGATATATCTTGCAATTAATGAAATAAAAGATCGTAGTGATGAATATGATTCTGGCAACAACCTTCTTCCAAACAGAATGCACACTAAAGATAGAGCAGGTGTGTTCAAGATTAAATATTTGTATTATTTCTAA
- a CDS encoding T9SS type A sorting domain-containing protein yields the protein MKLVYVLIFLSTIKIFSQPAYNFSQIDLPASPSVSNVEFYAINDFNEVAASGYINSDQYYVLRWKKTSGYSIAYTSPSGSFIFPSSINKLGTITANRYSFSGDRGIIISNSNFISILPAGTGSGSSYAWDSNDSNKVVGFSSGNAVIWDNGNITDILTNAEAFAINDSGDVVYYSNGNTFVKYNNGTTIQLPVTEWRPSSINNRREVVGFGIFSSQPMLWSEAAGLIQLPDLGGFQITNPVAINDSGIIVGHVVNAGDPPVAVMWYKDNSGNYIIKDLNDYAPSASGILRYAEDINNKGVIVGTIYTNEGHRGYILEPPKLRKPVFIVPGIAGTYSKYSGTDQFWVTERGIVPELLQIDPLARVYDDIIKTFQNVGYVLDEDLFVVNYDWRVIPGPIDNNFDGYINGISATSITSRQFKYGVDYLGWFLKQACETWRLIHNGEELDSIDIISHSTGGLVARTYIQSDAYGGVYDNTNNYKLPKVRNLVMIGVPNRGASKPWNPLNDNWIADPAYRFVLSKMINRAYQKVKQGATINGPDYSIDLQSIMGNNNQPDSILFIQKYVPTIKYLLATYDFIDFDEDGVANYTNVNSDPDKRNSVILDLNNGLDLNQNGDPNKFLDSSFTAIIYGIGVSTPSLVEKRSDFEINAIHRFTDFTRTSVLPGTVWYNDISSDNNGDGTVPTVSSAGQFTGDNRANLIPIVSGNHTEIVSQPNVQSIILNLLDVPFNQNQISTGSSNNYDRILSVISDPVDLVITDGLGRRLGYTEDTDVLTEIPNSIWFGNADGIGYVFGPVEEPITLQLTGLGENYYVMVSVEDTGRAGGVVLEGFLADGEVINYQITLDPVSVEEISSVIPQNFALAQNYPNPFNPSTKISWQSPVGSHQTLKVYDVLGNEVATIVDEFREAGRYEITFDASNLSSGIYFYRLQTGSFVETKKMIFMK from the coding sequence ATGAAGCTGGTTTACGTGCTCATTTTTCTGTCTACAATAAAGATATTTTCTCAGCCCGCGTATAATTTTAGTCAAATAGATTTGCCCGCTTCACCCTCCGTATCAAATGTGGAATTCTATGCAATTAACGATTTTAATGAAGTAGCTGCAAGCGGTTATATAAACTCTGATCAATATTACGTTTTGCGTTGGAAAAAAACTTCCGGATATTCAATTGCTTACACAAGTCCTTCCGGATCATTTATATTTCCAAGTTCTATAAATAAATTAGGAACTATTACTGCAAACAGATACAGCTTTTCTGGCGACAGAGGAATTATCATTTCAAATAGTAATTTTATATCAATTCTTCCAGCGGGTACCGGGTCAGGCAGCAGTTATGCCTGGGACTCTAACGATTCAAATAAAGTAGTAGGATTTTCTTCCGGTAATGCAGTCATTTGGGATAATGGTAATATCACGGATATCTTAACAAATGCTGAAGCTTTTGCAATAAACGATTCTGGCGATGTAGTTTATTACAGCAACGGAAATACATTTGTTAAGTATAATAATGGCACAACAATTCAATTGCCGGTTACAGAATGGAGACCCTCTTCAATTAACAATCGTCGCGAAGTTGTTGGATTTGGAATATTTTCATCACAACCAATGCTCTGGTCTGAAGCTGCAGGATTGATTCAACTTCCTGATTTAGGCGGATTTCAAATTACTAACCCCGTTGCAATTAATGATTCAGGAATTATTGTCGGGCATGTTGTAAATGCTGGGGATCCTCCTGTAGCTGTAATGTGGTATAAGGATAATTCTGGAAATTATATTATCAAAGATTTAAACGATTATGCTCCTTCAGCATCGGGGATCCTAAGATATGCAGAAGATATTAATAATAAAGGAGTAATTGTTGGAACAATCTATACAAATGAAGGACACCGTGGATATATTTTAGAGCCGCCTAAATTACGTAAGCCTGTTTTTATTGTTCCGGGTATTGCAGGCACATATTCTAAGTATTCAGGTACAGATCAGTTTTGGGTAACGGAAAGAGGGATAGTACCAGAGTTATTACAGATTGATCCCTTAGCAAGAGTTTATGATGACATAATTAAAACTTTTCAAAATGTTGGATACGTATTGGATGAGGATTTATTTGTAGTCAATTATGATTGGCGGGTAATTCCGGGACCAATCGATAATAATTTTGATGGATACATAAATGGAATCTCTGCGACTTCAATTACAAGCCGGCAGTTTAAATATGGAGTAGATTATCTTGGTTGGTTTCTAAAACAAGCTTGCGAAACATGGAGACTAATTCATAATGGTGAAGAATTAGATTCGATTGACATTATCTCGCATAGTACAGGTGGTCTTGTTGCAAGAACATATATTCAAAGCGATGCTTACGGTGGTGTTTATGATAACACGAACAATTATAAATTACCCAAAGTAAGAAACCTTGTTATGATAGGTGTTCCTAATCGTGGAGCGTCTAAACCCTGGAATCCGCTAAACGATAACTGGATTGCTGATCCTGCGTACAGATTTGTTTTATCTAAAATGATAAACCGTGCATATCAAAAAGTTAAGCAAGGTGCTACTATAAATGGTCCTGATTATAGTATCGATCTTCAGTCAATAATGGGAAATAATAATCAGCCCGACTCAATATTGTTTATTCAAAAATATGTACCAACCATTAAGTATCTATTAGCCACTTATGATTTTATTGATTTTGATGAAGATGGTGTTGCTAATTATACAAATGTGAATAGTGATCCGGATAAACGAAATTCAGTTATTCTTGATCTTAATAATGGATTGGACCTTAATCAAAACGGTGATCCAAATAAATTTTTAGACTCTTCATTTACAGCAATTATATATGGCATAGGTGTAAGTACCCCTAGTTTAGTTGAAAAGCGTTCAGATTTTGAAATCAATGCTATTCATAGATTTACTGATTTTACCAGAACCAGCGTTTTACCCGGGACAGTCTGGTATAATGATATTTCATCAGATAATAACGGCGATGGTACAGTTCCAACAGTTTCATCGGCAGGACAATTTACGGGTGATAATCGTGCAAATCTAATTCCGATTGTCTCAGGAAATCATACTGAAATTGTGTCTCAGCCAAATGTTCAAAGTATCATACTTAATCTTCTTGATGTTCCATTTAATCAAAATCAAATATCCACAGGTTCCTCCAATAATTACGATAGAATCCTAAGCGTTATTAGTGATCCGGTTGATCTCGTAATTACAGATGGGCTTGGCAGACGTTTAGGCTATACGGAGGATACCGATGTATTAACTGAAATTCCTAACAGTATTTGGTTTGGTAATGCCGATGGTATTGGTTATGTCTTTGGGCCCGTTGAAGAACCAATTACTTTACAGTTAACCGGCTTGGGTGAAAACTATTATGTAATGGTAAGTGTTGAAGATACTGGAAGAGCAGGTGGCGTTGTATTGGAAGGATTTCTTGCAGATGGTGAAGTTATAAATTACCAGATAACACTAGACCCTGTTTCGGTCGAGGAAATTAGCTCCGTAATTCCTCAAAACTTTGCACTTGCCCAAAATTACCCAAATCCGTTTAACCCAAGCACTAAGATCAGTTGGCAGTCTCCAGTGGGCAGTCATCAAACATTAAAGGTATATGATGTACTTGGAAATGAAGTAGCAACAATTGTAGATGAGTTTAGAGAAGCAGGCAGATATGAAATAACATTTGATGCTTCTAATCTTTCATCAGGAATTTATTTCTACAGATTGCAGACAGGTTCGTTCGTTGAAACAAAGAAAATGATATTCATGAAATAA